A part of Podarcis muralis chromosome 13, rPodMur119.hap1.1, whole genome shotgun sequence genomic DNA contains:
- the LOC114581954 gene encoding olfactory receptor 10A2-like — MQNRKEYILQNSTAPAKSILLGLSDDPNLQSSLFSAFLVLYIITLAGNLLIILLTLADPALHTPMYFFLRNLSFLEICYTSVNVPKMLANLLSGNKSISFIGCALQTYFVFFLGGSECFLLAAMAYDRYVAICKPLHYHFLMSQKVYTTLAVVCWLSGFLMSFGHTSMLFTVSYCGSNVISHFFCDIPPLLKLACGDTSRVEIGLFVGAMIFGTLPFILILMSYAGIITTILKISSSEGRMKTFSTCSSHLIVVTLFYGSACITYLKPNSTYSPNTDKFLSLFYTVIGPILNPLIYNLRNKEVKHSFRRIWGRRPFG; from the coding sequence ATGCAGAACAGAAAAGAATACATTCTACAAAACAGTACAGCACCAGCTAAATCCATCCTCCTGGGTCTTTCTGATGATCCAAACCTGCAAAGTTCATTGTTCTCCGCTTTCCTGGTACTCTATATCATCACTCTGGCAGGAAACCTTCTCATCATTCTTCTGACGTTGGCTGATCCTGCCCTGCACacccccatgtatttcttcctaaGAAACCTGTCTTTTCTGGAGATCTGCTACACATCGGTGAATGTCCCTAAGATGCTGGCAAACCTCCTCTCTGGAAATAAATCCATCTCCTTCATTGGATGTGCTCTGCAGACCTACTTTGTATTCTTCCTTGGTGGGTCAGAATGTTTCCTTTTGGCCGCAATGGCCTATGATCGATATGTTGCCATTTGTAAGCCCTTACACTACCACTTCCTGATGAGCCAAAAAGTTTATACTACTTTAGCTGTGGTGTGTTGGTTAAGTGGGTTTCTGATGTCCTTTGGTCACACTAGCATGTTATTTACTGTCTCCTACTGTGGCTCCAATGTGATCAGCCACTTCTTTTGTGACATCCCTCCTTTGCTGAAATTGGCTTGTGGGGACACTTCTAGGGTTGAAATTGGACTCTTTGTGGGGGCTATGATTTTTGGGACTTTGCCTTTTATCCTGATCTTGATGTCTTACGCTGGCATTATAACCACTATTTTGAAGATCTCATCCTCTGAAGGTCGGATGAAGACCTTTTCCACCTGCTCTTCACACCTGATTGTGGTGACCTTGTTCTATGGTTCTGCTTGTATTACATATTTGAAGCCCAATTCCACTTACTCACCAAACACTGAcaaatttctctcccttttctatACTGTTATAGGTCCCATTTTGAACCCCCTCATATACAACCTGAGGAATAAAGAGGTAAAACATTCATTTAGAAGAATCTGGGGTAGAAGACCTTTTGGGTGA
- the LOC114582153 gene encoding olfactory receptor 10A2-like translates to MQNRKEYILQNSTSPAKFILLGLSGDPNLQSALFSTFLVLYIITLVGNLLIILLTLADPALHTPMYFFLRNLSFLEICYTSVNVPKMLANLLSGNKSISFIGCAVQTYFIFFLGGSECFLLASMAYDRYVAICKPLHYHVLMSQKVYTTLAVVCWLSGFLMSFGHTSMLFTVSYCGSNVINHFFCDIPPLLKLACGDTSRVEIGVFVGAMIFGTLPFILILMSYAGIITTILKISSSEGRKKTFSTCSSHLIVVTLFYGSACITYLKPNSTYSPNTGKFLSLFYTVIGPILNPLIYSLRNKEVKRAFKRIWNRKPFG, encoded by the coding sequence ATGCAGAACAGAAAAGAATACATTCTACAAAACAGTACATCACCAGCTAAATTCATCCTCCTGGGTCTTTCTGGTGATCCCAACCTGCAAAGTGCATTATTCTCCACTTTCCTGGTACTCTATATCATCACTCTCGTAGGAAACCTTCTCATCATTCTTCTGACGTTGGCTGATCCTGCCCTCCACacccccatgtatttcttcctcagAAACCTGTCTTTTCTGGAGATCTGCTACACATCAGTCAATGTCCCTAAGATGCTGGCAAACCTCCTTTCTGGAAATAAATCCATCTCCTTCATCGGATGTGCTGTGCAGACCTACTTTATATTCTTCCTTGGTGGGTCAGAATGTTTCCTTTTGGCCTCAATGGCCTATGATCGATATGTTGCCATTTGTAAACCCTTACACTACCACGTCCTGATGAGCCAAAAAGTTTATACTACTTTAGCTGTGGTGTGTTGGTTAAGTGGGTTTCTGATGTCCTTTGGACACACTAGCATGTTATTTACTGTCTCCTACTGTGGCTCCAATGTGATCAACCACTTCTTTTGTGACATTCCTCCTTTGCTGAAATTGGCTTGTGGGGACACTTCTAGGGTTGAAATTGGAGTCTTTGTGGGGGCTATGATTTTTGGGACTTTGCCTTTTATCCTGATCTTGATGTCTTACGCTGGCATTATAACCACTATTTTGAAGATCTCATCCTCTGAAGGTCGGAAGAAGACCTTCTCCACCTGCTCTTCACACCTGATTGTGGTGACCTTGTTCTATGGTTCTGCTTGTATTACATATTTGAAACCCAATTCCACTTACTCACCAAACACTGGcaaatttctctcccttttctatACTGTTATAGGTCCCATTTTGAACCCCCTCATATACAGCTTGAGGAATAAAGAGGTAAAACGTGCCTTTAAAAGAATCTGGAATAGAAAGCCTTTTGGGTGA
- the LOC114582150 gene encoding olfactory receptor 2D2-like has protein sequence MKESNQTTLPKEFILMGLTDNATIKVALFAVFSVIYITAVIGNLLIVVLVKADSRLHTPMYFFLSNFSILEVCYTSTVVPQMLSHLLAEKKSIPLIQCAVQLYFFLSFGITECFLLSVMSYDRHVAICFPLHYSLIMTKRTCIAMATTSWVGGFFFSAVNTAFTLKQSFGDHNKIDHFLCEMPALVSIAYGGTHQAKMCMFISCVFTLILPLSLILVSYTRILYTILGSHFGMGMRKAISTCSSHLTVVTLFFGSVLSIYLRPKSSASKEHVKIASVFYIVITPALNPFIYSLRNKDVVQALKKLMHKSREINKSGGWEGCW, from the coding sequence ATGAAAGAAAGCAATCAGACCACTTTGCCGAAGGAATTTATCTTAATGGGGCTTACAGACAACGCTACAATCAAAGTTGCACTTTTTGCTGTGTTCAGTGTGATTTACATAACAGCTGTGATTGGCAACCTGCTCATAGTCGTCTTGGTCAAAGCGGATTCTCGCCTCCACACACCGATGTATTTCTTCTTATCTAACTTCTCCATCTTGGAGGTTTGCTACACTTCAACAGTGGTGCCCCAGATGCTATCTCACCTTCTGGCTGAGAAAAAGAGCATCCCACTGATCCAGTGTGCTGTGCAACTGTATTTCTTCCTTTCATTTGGCATTACAGAATGTTTTCTTCTCAGCGTCATGTCATATGACCGTCATGTTGCCATTTGCTTTCCACTGCACTATAGCCTCATCATGACCAAGCGGACCTGTATTGCAATGGCCACTACTTCTTGGGTGGGTGGCTTCTTCTTTTCTGCCGTCAACACTGCATTCACTTTGAAACAATCCTTTGGTGACCATAACAAGATAGACCATTTTCTCTGTGAAATGCCAGCCTTAGTCAGTATAGCTTATGGGGGGACACACCAAGCCAAGATGTGCATGTTTATTTCCTGTGTGTTCACCTTGATATTACCTCTTTCGTTAATACTTGTGTCTTATACTCGCATACTCTACACCATCCTTGGTAGCCATTTTGGTATGGGGATGCGAAAGGCCATCTCCACTTGCTCCTCACACTTGACTGTGGTCACACTCTTTTTTGGATCCGTCCTTTCAATATACCTGAGACCAAAATCCAGTGCATCCAAGGAGCATGTCAAAATAGCATCTGTGTTTTACATAGTCATCACCCCTGCACTCAACCCCTTCATATACAGTCTGAGAAATAAAGATGTGGTGCAAGCCCTGAAGAAATTGATGCATAAAAGCAGAGAGATTAACAAATCGGGTGGATGGGAAGGATGCTGGTAG
- the LOC114582147 gene encoding olfactory receptor 10A7-like gives MDQSHVMNRVLQEHSGDTIRMNATSTSYFTFLGFPSHLEVQIPMLLLLSAVYVVTVTGNSFIIAITCADTSLHSPMYFFLRVLSLLEICYTTVTLPKMLHDLVSRDKSISFSGCALQMYFLLFLGTVECFLLAVMSYDRYLAICLPLHYMVLMSKGVCVRLTFASWLCGILLPLVNTSWAFSLPYCGSNEINHFFCDFPPVLKLACADTSLNEAVMLVSSLIITLIPFVFILISYACILGTILRVPSATGRQKLFSTCSSHLIMVTLFYGTASFMYLQPKSSYSLERDKFLSLFYTVITPMLNPIIYTLRNTEVKKAVKRMTKRKILF, from the exons ATGGATCAGAGCCATGTTATGAACCGTGTTCTGCAAG AGCACTCTGGTGATACCATAAGAATGAATGCAACTTCCACCAGCTATTTCACGTTCCTTGGATTTCCCAGCCATTTGGAGGTGCAGATTCCCATGCTTCTTCTACTTTCGGCTGTCTACGTGGTCACTGTAACTGGGAACTCTTTCATCATTGCCATCACTTGTGCAGACACAAGCCTTCATTCCCCGATGTATTTTTTTCTGAGAGTGCTATCGCTCCTGGAGATTTGCTACACCACTGTCACCCTCCCCAAGATGCTGCATGACCTTGTTTCAAGAGACAAGTCCATCTCATTCAGTGGCTGTGCTCTCcagatgtattttcttttattcctaGGAACAGTAGAGTGCTTCCTCTTGGCTGTGATGTCTTACGACCGGTACCTTGCAATATGCCTCCCCTTGCACTATATGGTTTTGATGTCCAAAGGTGTTTGTGTACGCCTAACTTtcgcttcatggctgtgtggcaTTCTTCTTCCGCTGGTGAATACAAGCTGGGCATTCAGCTTGCCATACTGTGGCTCTAACGAGatcaaccatttcttctgtgaCTTCCCACCAGTTTTGAAGCTAGCCTGTGCTGATACATCTCTGAATGAAGCAGTGATGCTAGTGAGCAGTTTGATCATCACTCTGATACCTTTCGTCTTCATACTCATATCCTATGCCTGCATCCTTGGCACCATATTAAGGGTGCCTTCAGCTACAGGTAGGCAGAAGTTGTTCTCCACCTGTTCTTCACACCTCATCATGGTGACACTTTTCTACGGCACAGCCAGCTTTATGTACTTGCAGCCCAAATCCAGTTATTCTTTAGAACGAGATAAATTCCTCTCCCTTTTTTACACTGTTATAACACCCATGCTAAACCCCATCATTTATACCTTGAGGAACACAGAGGTGAAAAAGGCAGTGAAGAGAATGACAAAGAGGAAAATAttgttctga
- the LOC114582387 gene encoding olfactory receptor 10AG1-like: protein MARDNHTAFSDFILLGYSNLPDLQGLLFSVFLITYSGILIGNGLIIYVTISDPALHTPMYFFLRNLSFLEICYTSVTVPNMAANVVAEKSNISFIGCATQIYFLLILGGTECFLLTAMAYDRYVAICNPLHYMLIMNKQFCLVLITGSLVVNMSIHAGQIYLVFTLPFCDSHEINNLFCDVPPLLDLACADTNVNQLIVFAAAVVFLIIPFSLIFASYVKIISAILKMPSADGRKKVFSTCSSHLIVVSLFYGSATIVYLSPRSKETEDINKLLSLFYTILVPMCNPIIYSLRNREVKVSLRKLLGRKM, encoded by the coding sequence ATGGCACGAGATAATCACACTGCGTTTTCTGACTTCATTCTCCTTGGATACTCAAATCTCCCAGATCTCCAAGGTTTGCTCTTTTCTGTGTTCCTGATCACATATTCAGGCATTCTAATTGGAAATGGACTAATCATTTATGTTACAATATCCGACCCTGCCCTTCACACTCCTATGTATTTCTTTTTGAGGAACCTGTCTTTCCTGGAGATCTGCTACACCTCAGTCACTGTGCCGAATATGGCGGCCAATGTAGTGGCAGAAAAGAGCAACATTTCATTCATTGGCTGTGCTACCCAGATCTACTTCCTACTTATACTAGGAGGCACAGAGTGTTTCCTATTGACTGCCATGGCTTATGACCGATATGTAGCCATATGTAACCCCTTGCATTATATGCTCATCATGAACAAGCAATTCTGTTTGGTACTCATCACTGGATCATTGGTTGTCAACATGTCCATACATGCAGGGCAAATATATCTAGTGTTCACCTTGCCCTTTTGTGACTCTCATGAAATTAATAACTTATTCTGTGATGTACCCCCACTGCTTGATCTGGCCTGCGCTGACACCAATGTTAACCAGTTAATTGTGTTTGCAGCTGCCGTAGTTTTCTTGATCATCCCTTTTTCCCTTATCTTTGCTTCTTATGTGAAAATAATTTCTGCTATTCTGAAGATGCCTTCAGCAGACGGTCGGAAGAAAGTGTTCTCCACTTGCTCCTCACACCTTATTGTCGTATCTCTCTTTTATGGCTCAGCAACTATTGTATATTTGAGTCCTAGGTCAAAGGAGACAGAAGACATTAATAAGTTGCTTTCCTTGTTCTATACCATTTTAGTTCCTATGTGTAACCCAATCATATATAGCCTGAGAAACAGGGAAGTGAAAGTGTCCCTGAGAAAATTGCTGGGTAGAAAAATGTGA